One Solibacillus isronensis genomic region harbors:
- a CDS encoding SDR family NAD(P)-dependent oxidoreductase, with product MGKLQGKVAVITGGASGIGAATAKLFVSEGAKVVLVDLNEEKGKAFEAELKALNADALFVKANITSEEEVTNIFKQTIEAFGKVDVVFNNAGIGRVFPSHELEYAEWRNTVNVDLDGVFLVAREAIREMLKSGGGSIINTASMYGWVGSPGSAAYNAAKGGVINLTRSLALEYAEQNIRVNSLCPGFIDTPIIPEESKQALASMTPMKRLGQAEEMAKAVLFMASDDSSFMTGNSLTVDGGYTAQ from the coding sequence ATGGGTAAATTACAAGGTAAAGTAGCAGTCATCACAGGTGGGGCATCAGGTATTGGTGCAGCTACAGCAAAATTATTTGTCTCTGAAGGTGCTAAAGTAGTACTAGTTGATTTAAATGAAGAAAAAGGTAAAGCTTTCGAAGCGGAATTGAAAGCGCTTAACGCGGACGCATTATTTGTTAAAGCAAATATTACAAGTGAAGAAGAAGTAACAAATATATTCAAACAAACAATTGAAGCATTTGGGAAAGTGGATGTCGTATTTAACAATGCCGGCATCGGCCGTGTTTTCCCTTCACATGAATTGGAATATGCTGAATGGCGCAACACAGTTAATGTAGACTTGGATGGTGTATTCTTGGTAGCACGTGAAGCTATCCGTGAAATGCTGAAATCTGGCGGAGGGTCAATCATCAATACCGCTTCTATGTACGGCTGGGTTGGTTCACCAGGATCGGCAGCATACAATGCAGCAAAAGGTGGGGTTATTAACTTAACACGCTCACTTGCACTTGAATATGCAGAGCAAAATATTCGTGTGAACTCACTATGCCCAGGCTTCATTGACACACCGATTATTCCGGAAGAAAGCAAACAGGCATTAGCTTCAATGACACCGATGAAACGCCTTGGACAAGCTGAAGAAATGGCAAAAGCAGTATTATTTATGGCAAGTGACGATTCTTCATTCATGACCGGCAACAGCTTAACGGTTGATGGTGGATATACAGCTCAATAA
- the dacB gene encoding D-alanyl-D-alanine carboxypeptidase/D-alanyl-D-alanine endopeptidase, which yields MEEIQEKNLNGDAITKLDEIVETILGGDKATFTLRDRTSGEILYTYRGNRLMRPASNMKILTGAAAIAELGVDYRFKTEIYIDGNVEDHTLNGNIFVKGYGDPTINEATLKHFAEVLREKGIHQVKGKLIGDDTYFSGDTLPPGVDDEGETHYYGARISPITMSPNDDFDASTIIVEATAGNVGEKPSFNVIPHLSGMQLSNEAKSVDKSAENTLEIRRINNTSQIMITGEIPEGETAKVWVSHQDPTKNTLLFFKELCKDAGIRFEQEESIDSGITPNHAKLIHTHKSRSIAEMFSIFMKLSNNSIADIFLKTMGKQKHGVGDYEHGLKVMRAYLEKQQIDFLTWQFADGSGLSHHNRLHSNGISELLYVLQKEPYFRNFYESLPVGGNINRLVGGTLKDRFLEPELQQRIFAKTGYIHEVNTLSGYVTGKTGRDYIFSIMLEGREEGIPFLDEGLKAIIEVV from the coding sequence ATGGAGGAGATTCAAGAGAAGAACTTAAATGGCGATGCAATTACGAAATTGGACGAAATAGTGGAAACAATTTTAGGGGGAGATAAGGCCACTTTTACGCTGCGTGACCGGACATCTGGGGAGATTCTTTATACATACCGAGGGAATCGTTTAATGCGTCCTGCGTCCAATATGAAAATCCTGACGGGGGCGGCTGCAATCGCGGAGCTTGGAGTGGACTACCGGTTTAAGACAGAAATTTATATCGACGGAAATGTTGAAGACCACACGTTAAACGGGAATATATTCGTGAAAGGCTACGGTGACCCGACAATAAATGAAGCGACACTTAAGCATTTTGCAGAAGTTTTAAGGGAAAAAGGCATCCATCAGGTGAAGGGTAAGCTAATCGGGGATGATACATATTTCTCGGGTGATACATTGCCACCGGGTGTTGATGATGAAGGGGAAACCCATTATTACGGGGCCCGTATCTCGCCCATTACGATGTCACCGAATGACGATTTTGATGCGAGCACAATTATTGTGGAAGCAACTGCAGGGAATGTCGGAGAAAAGCCGAGTTTTAACGTCATCCCGCATTTAAGTGGTATGCAACTTTCTAATGAAGCAAAATCAGTAGACAAAAGTGCTGAAAACACATTGGAAATCCGCCGCATTAATAATACAAGTCAAATTATGATTACAGGTGAAATACCGGAAGGAGAAACGGCGAAAGTTTGGGTGTCCCACCAGGACCCTACGAAAAACACGCTGCTGTTTTTCAAAGAACTATGCAAAGATGCAGGCATCCGTTTTGAACAGGAAGAAAGCATTGATAGCGGCATAACGCCAAACCATGCAAAACTAATACACACGCATAAGTCTCGCTCAATCGCGGAGATGTTTTCAATTTTTATGAAATTAAGCAATAACAGCATCGCCGATATTTTCCTGAAAACGATGGGGAAACAAAAGCATGGAGTAGGCGATTACGAGCATGGTCTAAAAGTAATGCGCGCTTATTTGGAAAAGCAGCAAATTGATTTTTTGACGTGGCAATTTGCTGATGGTTCGGGCTTATCACATCATAACCGTCTGCACTCAAATGGTATATCCGAGCTGTTGTATGTGCTGCAAAAAGAACCGTATTTCCGGAACTTTTACGAATCACTTCCAGTTGGAGGGAATATAAACAGACTAGTTGGCGGAACATTAAAAGACCGCTTTTTAGAGCCGGAACTGCAACAGCGAATATTCGCTAAAACAGGCTATATTCATGAAGTGAATACATTATCAGGCTATGTAACAGGAAAAACCGGGAGAGACTACATTTTCTCGATTATGCTTGAAGGAAGGGAAGAGGGGATTCCGTTTTTGGATGAAGGGTTGAAGGCGATTATTGAGGTAGTATAA
- a CDS encoding helix-turn-helix domain-containing protein has translation MDNEKIGQLIYTLRKGKGMTQKQVADALFLSDRTISKWERGIGCPDITLLPQLAALFDIPIENLLTGEINQNAFVGGNMKNSSYYVCPSCSNIGLATGNFTVSCCGRKLEPLTAVKATDEQKLSVEEIDMQWSISADHPMTKDHYVSFIALATGDQIQLYKQFPEWSLQATIPRKKHGKLIWFDTRDGLFYQYI, from the coding sequence ATGGATAATGAAAAAATTGGCCAATTAATTTATACATTGCGTAAGGGAAAAGGGATGACACAAAAACAAGTAGCAGATGCACTGTTTTTATCAGACCGCACCATTTCAAAATGGGAAAGAGGGATCGGATGTCCTGACATTACACTTCTCCCTCAGCTCGCTGCCCTCTTCGATATTCCAATAGAAAATTTACTGACAGGTGAAATAAATCAAAACGCTTTCGTAGGAGGTAATATGAAAAATTCAAGCTATTATGTATGTCCAAGCTGTTCGAATATCGGTTTAGCAACAGGAAATTTTACAGTTTCGTGCTGCGGACGGAAATTAGAGCCATTAACTGCTGTAAAAGCTACGGACGAACAAAAACTAAGTGTAGAAGAAATCGATATGCAATGGTCCATTTCTGCAGACCACCCAATGACGAAAGACCATTACGTATCATTTATCGCACTGGCAACAGGTGATCAGATTCAATTGTACAAGCAGTTCCCTGAATGGTCTTTGCAGGCAACGATTCCTCGTAAAAAACACGGGAAACTAATTTGGTTTGACACTCGTGACGGATTATTTTATCAGTATATTTAA
- a CDS encoding GNAT family N-acetyltransferase, whose product MKIREMKQEEIQAVRVLRVKGYGEYEQHVSPEHWGVLKTSLLSDNDIKNNAQIFVAETDGAIVGSIVLFPASTQAYDWTDDVQEFPEIRMLSVDPDIRGKGIGRALVVHCLELAKATGSEQIGLHTASFMTKASALYESMGFQHVPERDLEPLNDGIIVKGYQLNLLS is encoded by the coding sequence ATGAAAATTAGAGAAATGAAGCAAGAGGAAATTCAGGCAGTGCGTGTATTGCGTGTAAAAGGATATGGGGAATACGAACAGCACGTTTCACCAGAACACTGGGGTGTATTAAAAACCAGTCTGCTTTCGGATAACGACATTAAAAATAATGCCCAGATTTTCGTGGCCGAAACCGATGGAGCTATTGTCGGCAGCATCGTATTATTTCCTGCATCCACTCAAGCCTATGACTGGACGGATGATGTGCAGGAATTTCCAGAGATTCGCATGCTTTCTGTAGATCCTGATATTAGGGGGAAAGGCATCGGTCGGGCGTTAGTTGTTCATTGCCTCGAATTAGCGAAAGCAACAGGTTCCGAACAGATCGGGCTCCATACAGCTTCATTCATGACAAAAGCATCTGCTCTTTATGAAAGTATGGGCTTCCAACATGTTCCAGAACGCGACTTGGAACCATTGAATGACGGAATCATTGTGAAAGGCTATCAGCTCAACCTTCTTAGCTAA
- a CDS encoding ABC transporter permease, whose product MNIEQLQQQYNEKRRREKRKIFSFQLLLLVGLLLFWEITTHFRILDPLIFSSPRAVGSLFITKITDGTLFPHIAITLFETVVGFILGTLLGTLLAISLWSSKTFANVMDPYLVVLNAMPKVAIGPMILVVFGPNMLAVLVMGVLISVIISTIVIFSAFQQVNENYIKVMQLFRASKYETFRHVILPASTPTIISTLKVNVGLSWVGVIVGEFLVSSSGLGYLIISGFQVFNFTLVFLALLIIIVLATIMYKGVELIERKVLEKQ is encoded by the coding sequence ATGAATATTGAACAGCTGCAACAGCAATATAATGAGAAACGGCGACGTGAAAAACGCAAAATTTTCTCTTTCCAATTACTGCTCCTTGTCGGCCTTCTTCTATTTTGGGAGATTACGACACATTTCCGCATACTGGATCCGCTCATTTTCAGTAGTCCACGTGCGGTTGGGAGCCTATTTATCACAAAAATAACGGACGGCACCTTATTCCCGCATATTGCGATTACATTGTTCGAAACCGTTGTCGGCTTTATATTAGGGACTCTTCTTGGGACATTGCTTGCGATTTCCTTATGGTCTTCCAAAACATTTGCCAATGTAATGGACCCCTATCTTGTCGTATTAAATGCAATGCCTAAAGTAGCGATCGGACCGATGATTCTCGTTGTTTTCGGACCGAATATGCTTGCAGTTCTAGTAATGGGTGTGCTCATTTCAGTTATTATTTCGACCATCGTTATTTTTTCAGCTTTTCAGCAAGTAAACGAAAACTATATTAAGGTAATGCAGCTTTTCCGGGCATCCAAATATGAAACATTCCGGCATGTTATTCTTCCTGCCTCTACCCCGACGATTATCTCTACTTTAAAGGTGAATGTCGGCTTGTCATGGGTTGGGGTTATTGTCGGAGAGTTTTTAGTATCATCAAGCGGTCTTGGTTATCTTATTATTTCCGGGTTCCAAGTGTTTAACTTTACGTTAGTATTCTTGGCGCTTCTCATTATTATTGTATTGGCAACGATTATGTATAAAGGCGTTGAACTGATTGAACGAAAGGTATTGGAAAAGCAGTGA
- a CDS encoding ABC transporter ATP-binding protein translates to MTYLEVKNVTHHFFKEQQVATALEDVNFTVNSGEFVSFLGPSGCGKSTLLSLLAGLLKPTTGSIDFAESDVEIGYMLQQDFLFPWKTIEDNVALGLKLLKKEEDHSIVDELLEQFELAHTKKLYPPQLSGGMRQRIALARTLAVKPTLLLLDEPFSALDFRSKLSLENFVSDTLKQFSTTTILVTHDISEAIAMSDKVFIFSPRPGTIVKSFIIPQEVRELTPFEARNAPAFQVLFQEIWKELDSDEY, encoded by the coding sequence ATGACTTATTTGGAAGTGAAAAATGTTACCCATCATTTCTTTAAAGAACAGCAAGTCGCAACAGCTCTTGAAGATGTAAATTTTACAGTTAATTCAGGAGAATTTGTCTCCTTTTTAGGTCCGAGCGGCTGTGGGAAATCCACACTGCTCTCTTTACTGGCCGGCTTATTGAAACCAACAACCGGTTCGATTGATTTTGCTGAATCGGATGTTGAAATCGGCTATATGCTTCAGCAGGATTTTTTGTTTCCATGGAAAACAATCGAAGACAATGTCGCACTCGGTTTGAAACTGCTAAAAAAAGAAGAAGATCACTCGATTGTTGATGAATTGCTCGAACAATTCGAATTGGCCCATACGAAAAAGCTTTATCCGCCGCAGCTTTCAGGGGGAATGCGCCAACGTATTGCGCTTGCCCGTACACTCGCCGTGAAACCAACATTACTTTTGCTTGATGAACCGTTTTCTGCACTCGATTTCCGATCCAAACTATCACTTGAAAACTTTGTATCGGATACATTGAAACAATTTTCAACGACTACTATTTTAGTAACGCATGATATTAGCGAAGCCATCGCGATGAGTGATAAAGTATTTATCTTTAGCCCTCGTCCGGGGACTATCGTGAAAAGCTTCATCATCCCACAGGAAGTTCGTGAACTGACACCATTCGAAGCAAGAAATGCCCCTGCTTTCCAAGTACTATTCCAGGAAATATGGAAGGAGCTTGATTCGGATGAATATTGA
- a CDS encoding ABC transporter substrate-binding protein: MKWLRTALFVGLLLLLVGCGQKDLQEVKVGEVTRSIFYAPLYAAIEEGFFEDEGLSIQLSTIPGGDKTMTALLSDGIDIALIGAETSVYVSGQNPNDKVINFAQLTQTDGTFLVARDQNVDFSWDGLKGSTFLGQRVGGMPQMAGEFVLKKQGIDPQNDLTLIQNIDFANIANAFASGTGDYVQLFEPTASIFEQQGIGKIVASFGEELGAIPYTVFMAKESTFSEKEMMDSFTKALYKAQKWVYEASSADVAKAIAPYFEDTDQEIIEQVVTRYRDQESFAKDPIIDEEEFQNLLDVMTEAGVLEFEPAYKDLVNRSFADAVVK; encoded by the coding sequence ATGAAATGGCTTAGAACCGCCCTTTTCGTTGGGCTTTTATTGTTGTTGGTCGGCTGTGGACAGAAGGATTTACAGGAAGTAAAAGTAGGCGAAGTAACCCGTTCTATTTTCTACGCTCCTCTTTATGCAGCGATTGAAGAGGGCTTTTTTGAAGATGAAGGTTTATCGATTCAACTGTCAACTATCCCTGGTGGAGACAAAACGATGACCGCGCTTTTATCGGATGGCATTGATATTGCCTTAATTGGAGCTGAAACGTCGGTTTATGTATCAGGGCAAAATCCGAACGATAAAGTAATTAACTTTGCACAGCTTACGCAAACAGACGGAACATTTTTAGTCGCGCGTGATCAGAATGTTGACTTTAGCTGGGATGGTTTAAAAGGCAGCACATTTTTAGGTCAGCGTGTTGGTGGAATGCCGCAAATGGCCGGCGAATTTGTGCTGAAAAAACAAGGGATTGATCCACAAAACGATTTAACTTTGATTCAAAATATCGACTTTGCTAATATTGCGAACGCCTTTGCTTCAGGTACGGGTGATTATGTACAACTTTTCGAACCGACTGCAAGTATTTTTGAACAGCAAGGCATCGGAAAAATCGTCGCTTCATTCGGCGAAGAGCTTGGCGCCATTCCATATACGGTATTTATGGCGAAAGAAAGTACATTCTCTGAAAAAGAAATGATGGATAGTTTTACGAAGGCCCTTTATAAAGCACAAAAGTGGGTGTACGAAGCATCGAGTGCTGACGTGGCAAAAGCGATTGCTCCTTACTTTGAAGATACAGACCAAGAAATTATTGAGCAGGTTGTGACGCGTTACCGTGATCAGGAGTCTTTTGCAAAAGATCCGATTATCGATGAAGAGGAATTCCAAAATCTACTTGATGTAATGACCGAAGCAGGCGTGCTGGAATTTGAGCCAGCATACAAAGATTTAGTAAACCGGTCATTTGCAGATGCGGTTGTGAAGTAA
- a CDS encoding NUDIX hydrolase, with product MDLNHLKGQLAKPQPLFLGEDTAFRSAVLIPLVKKQGEWHILFEVRALTMRKQPGDISFPGGKIDETDESPLAAALRETHEELGIDQQSIELIGNLSPFVISPAFVVYPFIGIIEQSELNTFNKDEVEELFTVPLNWLLTHEPYVHYVPVEPKPPIDFPYDKIANGENYEWRSSRMEEWFYEYGKYTIWGLTARLLKHFIEKLK from the coding sequence ATGGATTTAAATCATCTGAAAGGACAGCTTGCAAAACCGCAGCCTCTGTTTTTAGGGGAAGACACTGCTTTTCGGTCGGCCGTGCTCATCCCGCTTGTAAAAAAACAGGGTGAGTGGCATATTTTGTTTGAGGTGCGTGCGTTAACAATGCGCAAACAACCTGGCGATATTAGCTTTCCGGGCGGAAAAATTGATGAGACGGATGAATCGCCGCTCGCTGCAGCGCTTCGGGAAACACATGAAGAGCTCGGAATCGATCAACAGTCGATTGAACTAATAGGCAATCTCAGTCCATTTGTTATATCACCGGCTTTTGTTGTCTATCCGTTCATCGGAATCATCGAGCAGTCGGAACTGAACACATTTAATAAGGATGAAGTCGAAGAACTGTTTACAGTCCCGTTAAACTGGTTGCTGACGCATGAGCCGTATGTGCATTATGTTCCGGTTGAACCGAAACCTCCGATTGATTTTCCGTATGATAAAATTGCGAACGGCGAAAATTACGAGTGGCGTTCAAGTCGAATGGAAGAATGGTTTTATGAATATGGAAAGTACACAATTTGGGGTTTAACCGCACGATTGTTAAAGCACTTTATTGAAAAATTAAAATAA